The DNA segment CTGTCTCACTCTCAAATGTTctaaaaaaacagaaaaagaaaagcaaaaaaaatagtgccataaaaatagcaaattagAAAGCGGCGCCACCTTTTGATTTTTGAGTTCTCAAATTCGCGCAACAATGGGAGCTCCTCCTCCTTTTTCTACTTGGATTCCTGAAGACGACCGTTTGCTTATTAACGCCGTTAAGGTACAACCAAAAAATACTTATTTTCCTTTTGATttcgtttttcctttttttttttcctctacttgttttattgtttactttttctgAATGTATACTTTTCTGTGTTGTTTCTTTAAACTGTGCACATTTTGTTTACATGAATTTGCTTTTTGCTTCattcaaaatttaatttttgtgattttaactGCAACAAATGTTTTGcacttcatttttttttctttcaattatgTACTTTTTTGTGCTTTTCTTCTATGCTTTTTTGGATAAATGGAGAAGAAACTGGATTCATTAAGAAAGAGATAGCTTTGCATGGGCTTTTTCTTTATATAAGTTGGTTAAATGTATAATAGAAATACAGTTTGTGTTAACTTCTAGAATAATAAACGGTGTTGGTTGCTATTTACGAGTTCAATGTAAATTAAGAATACGCGTATTGCTACTAAATGTATAAGATTATTTAAATGAAATTCTTTTTATAACTATTATTTAATTGTATAGTCAATCATTTCTTACTTATCGTATGTCTTATTTGTTTCTAATAGTATTTGTTGTAAGTTATAAGaaagtttttaaaataaaagttTCAATATTAAATTTATTGTGGAATTTAGAACAGTGTTTTGACTGACCAGTTTATGGAGGAACTGAGGAATGAAGAAGGACATGTTAACTTGTAATTGCTTCTGAATTTTGTGTAAACTAAAACGTAGAATAGATCGTTATTGCTTCACCAAAATGAAGCCCATAGTAGAAGCATTTCCGAAGCTTTAAGGTTAAAACTTTAGTATGCTGATAACTTGCTCAAGTGGCATGTTAGAGATGCTTATACTTAAGTATCTGTCACAATTAATACTAGTGCTAGCCCGAACAAGATCATATTTTCTTACTTTTCATTGAAAGGTGCTGGGGTTTAATTTGATAGGCCTAGTAATCCTTTGTTGTGAAAAGCAAAGATGGAACAACTATATGATTTAGGTTCTGTTCTTATATTTACTTTTCCTTAATTGATAATAGAGTTTTCACATCCTTTTTTCCTAGGCTGGTGCTTCTTTTGAATCACTTGCCAAAGGTGCAGTTCAATTTTCCCGGAGATTTACTGTTCAAGAATTGCAAGATCGATGGCATGCTCTTCTATGTGATCCAGTTGTTTCTTCTGAAGCATTATCTCTCATGATGGAGTTTGAGCATTCTGCTTCGACAACAAAATCTGACTCTAATAGATTTGAGCAGGCAAAAGAAAGTAAAAAGTGTGTTCCTGAGAAGAGAAAAGCTGAGAGCATCAGCTCATGTTACTGCCCTATGCATAAGAGAATCGCTAACGACACATTTGACTCCGCGGATGCCGATTATCTTGGTGGAGCTGGAAATAATGACAATCCTCAGTCCATGGATTGCATGTTTGTAGATTCACTGATAGATAATTTCCGTAATCAACAGTCTAATTTTAATATCATACCTAATAACGTTCTGGAACATGGAGCTGGGCATTCCATTTATGCTAGTGACTATGTAACTGCTCCTTCAGCTTTACCCATTGGGAAAAATCATAATGGAGATGTTTCCCTTGGCAGCTTTAGCTTTCAGGATTTCCCCAATGGAATTGAAGGAACTCTTCCCCCTGCTGAGAATCGCGAGACAATCGCCGCTGTTGGGGGGTTGTCTCAACCAAATGAAGTGCCAGTTAGCGAATTACTTGAAGCAGAGGATTTAGAACCTATACTGCTAGATATGGCAGGTCAATTTGATGATGATGTGAGAAGTACTTCTTCTGGATATGACAGCCAGGTCTTCACTGCCGCATTTCCTGACAGTGCCTTGTCATGTCAACTGCCAGATTTTACAATTGCAGGCACTTCTGTCCCAACTCTGCCGGATTTTGAACATGCCGAGAAAGAACTGAGCATTGAAAATACAATAGTAGTTCCAGTTCACGGTGGGGCAAATAAAATGGACACATCAGGATATAGTATTGTGACTCTTGTCAACTCATCATCCAACTTGGAAGACCAAATCTCGTGTGATATCTTGAGAAATTCATCCCTTAGTACTGATGACTACTTAGTTGAGCTATCAAATTTTTTGTTCAACTCTAAAGATGATGAAGAGCCGCTTTTCGTGGGCCCTGAtggaaatgagatgattgatgagtcttattttgatgatttcaacTCATTCTTGTTGGATACACCTGATGACACTGATAATGGCGTATCCGAAATTTCAAAAGCTCCAGATCAGCAGCTTCCCGCTCCTGACGGTGCTCGTCCCGGAGAGTTAAGTGACAAGCGTGTGAATCATTATGGTGATAAGCCTCTTGTTTGCAGTTCAGAGGTTCAAATGATATCTTCTGCATTGTCTGTCAACCCTGCTTTTCCTGAAATGCGTGATGGAGTTATCTGTTGCACGTTAAACACTGAGGTCCCAGAGATTCCTACCAATGATGATGTTTTTCTTCCTGTTAGAATGCCGTCAATATCTTCTCCATTGATGGCACATCATACATGTGTTAAGACTTATCGTCCAGTGTCCTCTGTCGATGGCTTCAAAATAATGGACTGATAGTTGATGAAAATGTCCTTAAGAAAGCAATTGCACCAGAATCAAGTGCAACCAGTATACCATCCAATTGCAAAGACTTTCCCATTGAGAGCGATTattctggtatatgaattgtattTTCCCCACAGTTATTACTTGACCTTAACTAGTTCCTTTAATCACTGTCCAGATCGTCGATATGGATTTGAGCTCAAATGGCCAGTATCTGTGTTCTAGTAAGAGAGGTAGTCCAATGTTCAGTAGACTCATTAAACTACTTATTCTTTCTTCTGTGTCTTCTATGAAGTTGCATGCGTGTGTTTGATATGCCAAAAGTcattttttaggaaaataatttccATAATAAGTGATTTTCTCGTGTTTGGTATGTCAGATGTTATTTTTCATGTAAAACATTTTCCATCAATTGGAGGAAATGATTTAGTTTACGTATGGGCACAAGTCATTTTCCTAACAACTCTCTTAACTTTTAACTTCATATTACTTGCTTCGACTAACACGCTATTAATCTCCAATACTCAGAAGTTTCATAAAAGCACTCTTTGACTTgctaatattaatattaaatactttttgcTGGAAAAATATTTGCCATTCACCAACCAAACACGAGAAAATacttttccttttcaggaaattTTTTTCCATGGAAAACATTTCAAGAAAGACATTTTCCATGGAAAATGATTTCCATCATACCAACAGACCCTTAATGTTTAAGATTTTGTTTCCACTGCAGCATTTAATTTTATGCTTTTATGGTTACTTTCTGGGAATCTATGCAAACTTAGCAAAAGCTGGAAACAGTTGAAGAAAAAGATCTATATGGGCGATAGCATTAGATATTAGCTGAGATTATGTTTTAGACGTTAGCACTTTTACTGTAGGTCTTATGCTTTCTAGGAGTGATTTAAACTTTCAGAGATTTATACGTTtagaaaatatacataaattctagtactttttatttatatttgcatAATATTGGCATGAGATTATTTAAATGGAGTAACGTGGTCAGTAAAGTGTGAAGATTCATATAGTAGAACCCTACTTGTTTTGGACTGAGACATAGGAGTTGTTGTTTATGGCTACTTTTTCAACTTCTTCACATCATTTTCTGTCCCTTTTTAGCTCTTGTTAAGAGCTTCCTTTGGAGCTAGTTGCCTCCCTCTATTGGTGCATACCCTCTTactgagaattttttttttctttctttggctGGTGTCATTCTTTTATGGGAAAAGGGCCAGATATACCCCTCTATTATTAAATAGTCCACATATGTCCTCTGTTATACAATAGGTCTAAATCTACCCCTCCTGTTAACAAAGTAATAAAAAATACCCTTATTTTTAACGATGCTCCATCGTGACAATCCAAATCCTACATGGTCTGACATTTGGGTGAGGTGGataccacgtgtcatgccacatcaccATCTTCTTCCCCTCCCATTTCTTCTTCAGCTCATACCTTAAAATGGAGGTTCCaaatttttttcctttcaaatctGGACAAAATTACTGTAAATCTCTGAATCTAACAAGAGTTGGCTTTGCAGAGATTTGGATATTGACAGGGAGCCTTGGATGAAGGAGGCCCAAGGATGTGAAAGAGCCGGTTCTCTTGGGACTTGCAAGGCTATAATAAATAACACTGTTGGGATTGCTGTTGAGGAAGAAGATAGGAAGAGGACCTGGCTTGCTGATATTGAGGAGTGCAAGAAAAGGGGTTCCAACATTTATGCACATGCTCTTACTGTATTTAGAACTAAGAAAAGCATCTGGCTTAAAGCAGCACAGCTCGAGAAAAGCCATGGCACAAGGGAATCACTTGATGCATTGCTTCGAAGACCAGTTACTTACAATTCTAAAAGCCAACTCTTGTTAAATCCGGAGATTAACAGTAATTTTATCcagatttgaaagaaaaaaatttgGAACCTCCATTTCAAGGTATGAGGGGAAGAAGAAATGGAAGGGGAAGAAAATGGTGAGGTGGCATGACACGTGGCATCCACCTCACCCAAATGCCAGACCAAGTAGGATTTGGATTGCCACGATGGAGCACCGTTAGAAATAAGGGTATTTATGATTACTTTGCTAACGGAAGGGGTAGATTTAAACCTATAGTATAACTGAGGATATATGTGGGCAATTTTTAATAGTAAAGGGGTATATCTGGCCCTTTTCCCTTCTTTTATTGCAGTCATGAATTAGCAGTTTGAAGAGTGTAAGAGGACAATTATCAGGATGAAGGAGGCAGCTATTGCTTGTACACAAATAGCTCTTGCTGCTCAAGGAGCATTACCTGTTATACATGACCGGTCACTCGAAGTATTTGTGAAAACCTGAAGTATGGAAAACTTATCTATTCTTACTAAATTATGGGATACTGTCATAAAATGCTTCACATATCTGGCTTTTGCAGTTTTGGAAGTAAATAACTTATCATAGTGGACTGAAATTTTTGACTGCATAAAGAACATTTTGTTTATCTGGACTAGAAATGCTACATTGTACAGGGTTGTGATTAATATTTCTAATTCCAGCAGTGTACGATTTGCAAATTATTAATTAGGTGTGCAGAGCTTTTGGGCGTAACTGGACAGCAACAAAACCGAAGAATGGGAGGGACTAGTGAGCATCATATTATTTTCTTTTGCAAGATGCACATGCAAAACAAGATTTCATACCAGTTTGACTGATGTAACACAAACATATTATGATGGCTAGGGAACGGAAGGGAAAGTCTAGATAACTGGATTACTGAAGATTACAAGTGTTGATTCCATCACTGACAGTACTAAATGAGTGGTTTCAATCAATTTTCCAAATAATGTTGCAATCTTTTCGTTCATAAGGATTCAAAAATCTCACTTATGGCTTCAGGTTTTACTGGGAAGAGCGACTGAAGATATTAAAGTTGACATTGACTTGGGCAGAGAGGGTCTTGATACTAAAATTTCGCAGCAGC comes from the Nicotiana sylvestris chromosome 4, ASM39365v2, whole genome shotgun sequence genome and includes:
- the LOC104246345 gene encoding uncharacterized protein; the protein is MGAPPPFSTWIPEDDRLLINAVKAGASFESLAKGAVQFSRRFTVQELQDRWHALLCDPVVSSEALSLMMEFEHSASTTKSDSNRFEQAKESKKCVPEKRKAESISSCYCPMHKRIANDTFDSADADYLGGAGNNDNPQSMDCMFVDSLIDNFRNQQSNFNIIPNNVLEHGAGHSIYASDYVTAPSALPIGKNHNGDVSLGSFSFQDFPNGIEGTLPPAENRETIAAVGGLSQPNEVPVSELLEAEDLEPILLDMAGQFDDDVRSTSSGYDSQVFTAAFPDSALSCQLPDFTIAGTSVPTLPDFEHAEKELSIENTIVVPVHGGANKMDTSGYSIVTLVNSSSNLEDQISCDILRNSSLSTDDYLVELSNFLFNSKDDEEPLFVGPDGNEMIDESYFDDFNSFLLDTPDDTDNGVSEISKAPDQQLPAPDGARPGELSDKRVNHYGDKPLVCSSEVQMISSALSVNPAFPEMRDGVICCTLNTEVPEIPTNDDVFLPVRMPSISSPLMAHHTCVKTYRPVSSVDGFKIMD